One region of Arthrobacter sp. StoSoilB22 genomic DNA includes:
- a CDS encoding Gfo/Idh/MocA family oxidoreductase: MTLPIAVPWLFTQTNQDPRAATGRPLRWGVVSTGNIANSVSQDLALLEDAELYAVSSRTQAAADTFARALGFTKGYGDDGDVPGYQRLFEDPAVDVVYVATPHAQHFQIASAALRAGKHVLCEKALTINAREATELVKLAREQNVFFMEAVWSRFLPSMQRAFSIAASGELGQIQWVSADLGFPAPYDPAARIWALNDGGGALLDITVYPLLWALGTLGFPQSVTAIGTLNDDGVDSQNALTLGYDTGAQAQLTSSLMAHGPRTATVAGGLGFLQAVGSVNNPRELLIRIGWDEPRREQFDVVGIGYTYELREVTRCIHQGLTESPVMPLEDSINVMRLFDGVRSQLGIRYPNDAR, from the coding sequence ATGACACTTCCTATCGCCGTGCCGTGGCTCTTCACCCAGACCAACCAGGATCCCCGGGCCGCAACCGGTCGGCCGCTGCGGTGGGGAGTGGTGTCCACCGGCAACATTGCCAACAGTGTGTCTCAAGACTTGGCACTGCTTGAAGATGCGGAATTGTATGCAGTGAGCTCCCGCACCCAGGCGGCCGCAGATACGTTCGCCCGCGCGCTTGGCTTCACCAAAGGTTACGGGGACGACGGCGACGTACCCGGCTACCAGCGTCTGTTCGAGGATCCCGCCGTGGACGTGGTCTACGTAGCGACGCCGCATGCCCAACATTTTCAGATTGCCTCGGCCGCTTTGCGGGCAGGGAAGCACGTATTGTGCGAGAAAGCCCTCACCATCAACGCCCGCGAAGCCACCGAGCTGGTTAAGCTCGCCCGGGAGCAGAACGTGTTCTTCATGGAAGCCGTCTGGAGCCGTTTCCTGCCGAGCATGCAGCGTGCTTTTTCCATAGCTGCCTCCGGCGAACTCGGGCAAATCCAGTGGGTCAGCGCCGATCTCGGTTTCCCTGCACCCTACGATCCCGCCGCACGGATTTGGGCTCTGAACGACGGCGGCGGAGCGCTCCTGGACATCACCGTCTACCCGCTGCTGTGGGCGCTGGGTACACTGGGCTTCCCGCAGTCGGTCACCGCAATCGGCACGCTCAACGACGACGGCGTGGACAGCCAGAACGCCCTGACCCTCGGCTATGACACGGGTGCGCAGGCGCAGCTGACGTCCTCGCTGATGGCGCACGGACCCCGGACAGCCACGGTAGCCGGCGGCCTCGGTTTCCTGCAGGCTGTGGGTTCCGTGAACAACCCGCGCGAGCTGCTGATCCGGATTGGTTGGGACGAGCCGCGGCGCGAACAGTTTGACGTTGTAGGTATTGGCTACACGTACGAACTCCGTGAAGTGACCCGGTGCATCCACCAAGGCCTGACAGAAAGCCCGGTGATGCCGCTGGAGGACTCCATCAACGTCATGCGTCTCTTTGACGGCGTGCGGTCACAGCTTGGAATCCGGTACCCCAACGACGCGCGGTGA
- a CDS encoding DoxX family protein, with the protein MKFLHPSPKSSSRGVTILRVVFGALLMVHGFQKFLAGQAAFAASVAAMGVQKPEVVAWLVIAGELGLGLLLVLGALTRVAGFLAAIMFAGIWFVTEAGKPLLTDKSGVTAELLIVYFAISIAFVFLGPGALSLDRKLARQPARQGR; encoded by the coding sequence GTGAAATTCCTTCACCCGTCTCCCAAGTCTTCCTCCCGCGGCGTCACCATCCTGCGGGTGGTGTTCGGTGCGCTCCTCATGGTCCATGGCTTCCAGAAGTTCCTGGCCGGGCAAGCCGCCTTTGCCGCGTCCGTGGCTGCCATGGGTGTGCAGAAGCCCGAGGTTGTGGCGTGGCTGGTGATCGCCGGGGAACTGGGCCTTGGCCTGCTCTTGGTACTCGGCGCCCTGACCCGGGTGGCTGGTTTCCTGGCGGCGATCATGTTCGCGGGGATCTGGTTCGTGACCGAAGCGGGCAAACCCTTGCTCACTGACAAGTCCGGTGTCACGGCCGAGCTCCTGATCGTATACTTCGCTATTTCCATAGCGTTCGTTTTCCTCGGGCCGGGTGCGCTGTCCCTTGACCGCAAGCTGGCACGGCAACCAGCTCGCCAGGGCCGTTAA